A single region of the Nicotiana sylvestris chromosome 6, ASM39365v2, whole genome shotgun sequence genome encodes:
- the LOC138872199 gene encoding putative GATA transcription factor 22 translates to MIPTFRSSSSSSPSFPFELNNNEVRDLSHINPLVSPSYQVASSSSYSSCQTFFNNSSTNQDQTGDYHSQFYQPQHQPEIDNFASRSGSHDHLEKKNKGLKLTLWKKGDKLMQKMKNSDHTHIKLKLEDQKKQQSSPNLETDYSSNSSSNNSNNNNIPIRVCSDCNTTKTPLWRSGPKGPKSLCNACGIRQRKARRAMAAAAAAAANGTNFTTETSTTTTATAMKIKVQQKQKITTKVNNNHVVPFKKRCKFITSTTAAVGSSSSTINNAQKKICFEDFFVNLSNNLALHRVFPQDEKEAAILLMALSSGLVHG, encoded by the exons ATGATTCCTACTTTTAGAagtagttcttcttcttctccttcgtttcctttTGAACTTAATAATAATGAGGTTCGTGATCTAAGTCATATTAATCCTCTTGTTAGCCCTAGCTATCAAGTTGCTTCGTCATCTTCTTACTCGTCTTGCCAAACTTTCTTCAATAATTCATCTACTAATCAAGATCAAACGGGAGATTATCATTCTCAATTTTACCAGCCACAACACCAACCCGAG ATTGATAATTTCGCTTCAAGAAGTGGATCACATGATCATCTAGAGAAGAAAAACAAGGGACTCAAATTAACCTTGTGGAAGAAAGGTGATAAGTTGATGCAAAAGATGAAGAATTCAGATCATACACATATCAAATTGAAGTTAGAAGATCAGAAGAAGCAACAATCATCTCCTAATTTGGAAACTGATTACAGCAGCAACAGCTCTTCCAACAACAGTAATAACAACAATATTCCAATTAGGGTTTGTTCCGATTGTAACACTACTAAGACCCCTCTTTGGAGAAGTGGTCCTAAAGGCCCTAAG TCCCTTTGTAACGCATGTGGAATTCGACAAAGGAAAGCAAGGAGAGCCATGGCAGCAGCAGCTGCAGCTGCAGCAAATGGGACAAATTTCACGACTgaaacatcaacaacaacaacagcaacagcaatgAAGATAAAAGTGCAACAGAAACAAAAGATAACTACAAAAGTGAATAACAATCATGTTGTACCCTTCAAGAAAAGGTGCAAATTCATAACATCTACTACTGCTGCTGTTGGATCATCTTCATCTACTATTAATAATGCACAAAAGAAGATTTGTTTCGAGGATTTCTTCGTCAACTTGAGCAACAATTTGGCGTTACATCGCGTTTTTCCACAAGATGAGAAGGAAGCTGCAATTTTGCTAATGGCACTATCTAGTGGCCTTGTTCATGGTTGA